The Longimicrobium terrae genome includes a region encoding these proteins:
- a CDS encoding OmpA/MotB family protein, whose product MSTVRVSSTLHTRINYWPAMIDMLTSLLMFFLLIYFVEQNFSSASAQLAVARQKQSQFSGILEREFAPEIAAGQIGYIADLKLLQVRFGEGVLFLPGEHELLPQGRRLLGRLARVFHSVNADSTHPYEQIQIEGHTDNVPARRSYYPHDNWELSTARATSVLRFLTRGARQPLDEKLMSVNGYADNRPANKNRRNLNRRIEIRIYFSGGAPPGTPGARP is encoded by the coding sequence ATGAGCACGGTCCGGGTTTCCTCCACGCTGCACACGCGCATCAATTACTGGCCGGCGATGATCGACATGCTCACGTCGCTGCTGATGTTCTTTCTCCTCATCTACTTCGTGGAGCAGAACTTCAGTTCCGCCAGCGCGCAACTCGCGGTCGCCCGCCAGAAGCAGTCGCAGTTCTCCGGCATCCTGGAAAGGGAGTTCGCCCCCGAGATCGCCGCCGGACAGATCGGGTACATCGCCGACCTGAAGCTGCTTCAGGTGCGCTTTGGCGAGGGCGTGCTCTTTCTTCCCGGCGAGCACGAACTGCTTCCGCAGGGGCGCCGGCTTCTGGGAAGGCTCGCCCGGGTGTTCCACTCCGTGAATGCGGACAGCACGCACCCCTACGAGCAGATCCAGATCGAAGGGCATACCGACAACGTGCCCGCCCGGCGCTCCTACTACCCGCACGACAACTGGGAGCTTTCCACCGCCCGCGCCACGTCCGTGCTGCGCTTTCTGACGCGCGGCGCGCGGCAGCCCCTGGACGAGAAGCTCATGTCGGTGAACGGCTACGCCGACAACCGCCCCGCGAACAAGAACCGCCGCAACCTGAACCGGCGCATCGAAATCCGCATCTACTTCTCCGGCGGCGCCCCTCCGGGTACGCCGGGCGCGCGGCCGTGA